The Nostoc sp. 'Lobaria pulmonaria (5183) cyanobiont' genome window below encodes:
- a CDS encoding DUF1822 family protein, with product MNNSTYQLDDFALTLPISQTARITAQQFANQQPNLEKAEQVRLNTLAVWVVNDYLQMMNIPTDLQASDSWNPIMRLCGDVADLELPSIGRLECRPVPLHQQICSIPPETWQERVGYLIVQFDESLEEARLLGFIPSVATETLPLAQLQPLEAFIDHIWQLRQSPVNSLVNLSQWFAGIFETGWETIESLWNVPELRPTYAFRSIETLELDTLKQPESITKRAKVIDLGIQILNQPVMLIVEISPEKDQQTSIHLQLHATGNQIYLPPGVHLTVIDSSGAIFLDAQSRKLDNYIQLQFRGEPTEQFSVRVALDNTSITEYFRI from the coding sequence ATGAATAACTCCACCTATCAGCTAGATGATTTCGCTTTAACATTGCCGATTTCCCAAACAGCTCGCATAACTGCCCAGCAATTTGCTAACCAGCAGCCAAATCTTGAAAAAGCAGAGCAAGTCCGGCTGAATACTTTAGCTGTATGGGTGGTGAATGACTACTTGCAGATGATGAATATTCCTACCGATCTTCAAGCTAGTGACAGTTGGAACCCGATCATGCGCCTTTGTGGGGATGTAGCTGATTTAGAATTGCCCTCAATTGGCCGTCTGGAGTGTCGCCCCGTGCCTTTGCATCAGCAGATATGTTCTATTCCTCCAGAAACTTGGCAAGAACGGGTGGGTTATTTAATAGTTCAATTTGATGAATCGCTCGAAGAAGCAAGGCTGCTTGGTTTTATCCCTAGTGTGGCAACTGAAACACTGCCTTTAGCGCAACTGCAACCATTGGAAGCGTTTATTGACCACATCTGGCAACTGCGCCAATCCCCAGTTAATTCATTAGTGAATTTGAGTCAGTGGTTTGCTGGTATATTTGAGACTGGCTGGGAGACTATTGAATCGCTGTGGAACGTGCCAGAACTCAGGCCAACTTATGCCTTTCGCAGTATTGAAACTTTGGAATTAGATACTCTCAAACAACCAGAATCAATTACTAAACGGGCAAAAGTGATTGATTTAGGTATCCAAATTCTCAACCAACCTGTGATGTTGATTGTGGAAATCAGCCCCGAAAAAGATCAACAAACTAGTATTCATCTCCAATTGCACGCCACTGGAAATCAAATCTACTTACCACCAGGAGTTCATCTCACTGTTATAGATAGTTCAGGAGCAATATTTCTCGACGCTCAATCTAGAAAATTAGACAACTATATTCAGTTGCAGTTTCGTGGTGAACCTACAGAGCAATTTAGCGTTAGGGTAGCCTTGGATAATACCAGTATTACCGAATATTTCCGAATTTGA
- a CDS encoding CHASE2 domain-containing protein — translation MGKLVAIKFGEGSFEQGFAVTLQIGEEHERATTEITGRLPSFPEMPLYYSHWQSSYRQIGNRYRLHADQMQVTNVSMVQDCENASHILRARFNTWLRAEEFRPLREKWLERLSSSDEVRVILQTENSQLQLLPWHLWDLLERYPKAEIALSSPSYDRIHKPRTLNQLVNILAIVGNSKGIDTQADQALLQQCSNAEVSFLVEPQRKDLTEHLWGKNWDILFFAGHSSSQKNGESGRIYLNRTDSLTIGELKYALKKAIENGLQLAIFNSCDGLGLARELADLQIPQMIVMREPVPDQVAKEFLKYFLQGFAGGESLYQAVRQARERLQGLEDRFPCATWLPVICQNPAQIPPTWDELRSAKSEDEDKANLPLSNRRRFKRTLLSSLAVTVLVCGVRLLGLLENPEIQAFDLMMRSRPAEGLDPRLLIITIDDEDLATQRQNGESLIGASISEKSLNKLLAKLNQYQPRAIGLDIYRDFKATQPDLITRLQQTQNLVGVCKGSDGTEKIKGTEPPPEIPPGNLGFSDFIYDRDGVIRRHLLFMNQETTSLCSAPYSFSLQLASLYLRPLGVQTKFTREGNLQLGKTIFPNLKSRTNGYQNIDANGGQILLNYRSSKEIAEQVKLTQFLSSPINPNAIKDRIVLIGVTAKGDSPDTWPTPYGIPLDEQMPGVLVQAHMVSQILGAVQDGRPLLRAWSWWAEVAWIWGWSLIGGVLVWRKLSLPWLALAIGVTSSVLYVVCLGLLISGAWVPFVPSALSLVAMASLMSIYNHSKIKVRAGNRELKEIKQNN, via the coding sequence ATGGGTAAATTAGTGGCGATCAAATTTGGAGAGGGTAGTTTTGAGCAGGGGTTTGCTGTCACCCTCCAAATAGGTGAAGAACACGAGCGTGCTACAACCGAAATCACCGGGAGGCTACCTTCATTCCCGGAAATGCCGCTCTATTATAGTCATTGGCAGTCTAGTTATCGGCAGATAGGCAATCGTTATCGCCTCCATGCTGACCAAATGCAGGTGACGAATGTATCGATGGTTCAAGACTGCGAAAACGCTTCTCATATTTTGCGGGCACGCTTTAATACCTGGCTGCGAGCAGAGGAGTTTCGCCCTTTGAGGGAAAAATGGTTAGAAAGATTATCGTCCAGCGACGAAGTAAGGGTGATTTTGCAAACAGAAAATAGCCAATTGCAGCTATTACCCTGGCATCTGTGGGACTTGTTAGAACGCTATCCCAAAGCTGAAATTGCCCTTTCTTCACCATCCTACGATCGCATTCACAAGCCACGCACTCTTAATCAATTAGTCAATATTTTGGCAATTGTGGGCAATAGTAAGGGGATTGACACCCAAGCCGATCAAGCTTTATTGCAACAGTGTAGTAACGCAGAGGTGAGCTTTTTGGTAGAACCACAACGTAAGGACTTGACTGAGCATCTCTGGGGAAAAAACTGGGATATTCTCTTCTTTGCTGGACACAGTTCCAGTCAGAAAAATGGAGAAAGCGGACGAATTTACCTAAATAGAACTGATAGTCTTACCATTGGCGAGTTAAAGTACGCTCTCAAAAAAGCTATTGAGAATGGTTTGCAATTAGCTATATTCAACTCCTGTGATGGATTGGGTTTGGCGCGAGAATTAGCTGATTTGCAAATTCCTCAAATGATTGTCATGCGCGAACCCGTCCCAGATCAGGTTGCGAAGGAGTTTTTAAAGTATTTTCTCCAAGGCTTTGCCGGTGGCGAGTCTTTATATCAAGCGGTACGCCAAGCGCGAGAACGCTTGCAAGGACTTGAGGATAGATTTCCTTGTGCAACTTGGCTACCAGTAATTTGCCAAAATCCGGCGCAGATACCACCGACTTGGGATGAATTAAGGTCTGCAAAATCTGAGGATGAAGATAAAGCAAATTTACCTTTGTCTAACAGACGCAGATTTAAAAGAACTTTGTTATCCAGCTTGGCAGTTACAGTCTTGGTTTGTGGCGTGAGATTGCTGGGATTGCTAGAAAATCCAGAGATTCAAGCCTTTGACCTAATGATGCGATCGCGTCCCGCAGAAGGACTCGATCCCCGACTGTTAATAATCACAATTGACGATGAGGATCTGGCGACTCAAAGACAAAATGGCGAGTCCTTGATCGGAGCTTCTATTTCCGAAAAATCTCTGAATAAACTCTTAGCAAAACTGAATCAATACCAACCCCGTGCGATCGGCTTGGATATCTACCGTGATTTTAAAGCCACACAACCAGATTTAATTACTCGTCTCCAGCAAACTCAAAACTTGGTTGGCGTATGTAAGGGGAGCGATGGCACAGAAAAAATTAAAGGTACTGAGCCACCGCCAGAAATCCCCCCAGGAAATCTGGGATTCAGTGACTTTATTTACGATCGCGATGGAGTTATTCGTCGACATCTTCTGTTCATGAATCAGGAGACGACATCATTGTGTTCTGCTCCATATTCCTTCAGTTTACAGCTAGCATCCCTTTATTTGCGCCCTTTAGGAGTTCAAACAAAGTTCACCCGTGAAGGAAATTTGCAGTTGGGTAAAACTATTTTTCCGAATCTGAAGTCTCGTACTAATGGCTATCAAAATATTGATGCTAATGGCGGTCAAATCTTACTCAACTATCGTTCTTCAAAAGAAATAGCCGAACAGGTAAAGCTAACGCAATTTTTATCTAGTCCCATTAACCCCAACGCCATCAAAGACCGGATTGTTCTGATTGGTGTAACTGCAAAGGGGGATTCTCCAGACACCTGGCCTACACCTTATGGCATTCCTTTAGATGAGCAAATGCCAGGAGTACTGGTACAAGCTCACATGGTCAGCCAGATCCTTGGTGCAGTCCAAGATGGGCGGCCGTTGCTGCGAGCTTGGTCATGGTGGGCAGAGGTCGCCTGGATTTGGGGCTGGTCTTTGATTGGGGGAGTCCTGGTTTGGCGCAAGCTTTCCTTACCCTGGTTGGCATTGGCAATCGGTGTTACTTCTAGCGTTTTGTATGTAGTTTGCTTGGGTCTGTTAATTTCAGGTGCTTGGGTACCTTTTGTACCGTCGGCTTTATCGCTTGTAGCTATGGCGAGTTTGATGTCAATTTATAATCATTCAAAAATAAAAGTCCGGGCGGGGAATCGGGAGCTAAAGGAGATAAAGCAGAATAACTAA
- a CDS encoding transposase → METILAHAHTLMYTILALMPSRYQRGNLEAMLGLFLAADGKPLPHYSKSKSESALSRFLNTYKWPTRKLIRHLRQQAIEQVNSHCPLGRKAFLQVIIDLTTLEKCGQFKAFKNLITVYNGKRGLHIVVLYLVVGQWRIPWNFRVWRGKGTASPSQIALRMVRHLPKDLTKRFRVKILADTAFGTKDFINNLRKLKYHAVIGIGCNRKLVNGYPVKLLHRRGQQVRLVGLDFPVTLSWYYFKRDNGQFVKRYVISTQPLKASTISWWGKRRWKIEGWFKTAKYRFGLDRFGQGTLLGIYRWLVLSITAYLLAYWTYLSSCFPDSLDWGQAAFLALSTFLPHLVLSLLLLDIERLRPLALSHGIDITISRCKI, encoded by the coding sequence ATGGAAACCATTCTTGCCCACGCCCATACCCTAATGTATACGATTCTGGCATTGATGCCTAGCCGTTATCAACGAGGCAACTTGGAAGCAATGTTAGGGCTGTTTCTAGCAGCAGACGGAAAACCTTTGCCACACTACAGTAAATCCAAATCTGAAAGTGCTTTAAGTAGATTTTTGAATACCTATAAATGGCCTACTCGCAAGCTAATTCGCCATCTTCGCCAACAGGCAATTGAGCAAGTTAACAGTCATTGTCCATTGGGAAGAAAAGCGTTTCTACAAGTAATAATTGACCTGACAACTTTAGAGAAATGTGGTCAATTTAAAGCATTTAAAAATCTAATAACCGTTTACAACGGGAAACGAGGCTTGCATATAGTAGTTTTATATTTGGTAGTTGGACAATGGCGTATACCCTGGAATTTTCGTGTCTGGAGAGGTAAAGGGACGGCTAGTCCGTCTCAAATAGCATTACGAATGGTACGTCATTTACCCAAAGATTTAACCAAACGATTTCGGGTAAAAATTCTCGCTGATACTGCTTTTGGTACTAAGGATTTTATCAACAATCTTCGGAAACTAAAATATCATGCTGTTATTGGTATTGGTTGTAATCGCAAGTTGGTTAATGGTTATCCAGTTAAACTTCTACATCGTCGAGGACAACAAGTCCGACTTGTTGGATTAGATTTCCCTGTTACTCTTTCTTGGTATTACTTCAAACGCGATAATGGTCAGTTTGTTAAAAGATATGTTATCTCTACACAACCTCTTAAAGCCAGTACTATTTCCTGGTGGGGTAAACGCCGTTGGAAAATTGAAGGTTGGTTTAAAACTGCTAAATATCGCTTTGGTTTAGATAGATTTGGACAAGGTACTCTTTTAGGAATTTATCGTTGGTTAGTCTTGTCTATTACTGCCTATTTATTAGCATATTGGACGTATCTTTCATCCTGTTTCCCTGATTCTTTAGACTGGGGTCAAGCTGCTTTCCTTGCACTATCTACTTTTTTACCTCATTTAGTCTTGTCTTTATTGCTACTAGACATTGAACGGCTTCGGCCCTTAGCACTTAGTCATGGAATTGACATTACTATTTCCAGGTGCAAGATATGA
- a CDS encoding M3 family metallopeptidase, which produces MSASTIISDNPLLQGTGLPPFAEIKPERVVPAFNQLLAELDRQLATLETSVQPTWSGLVEPLEKLTERLTWSWGAVNHLMGVKNSPELREAHEIVQPLVVQFINKLGQSQPIYNAFKALRSSDSWATLELAQQRIVEAAIRDAELSGVGLKGEVRDRFNAIQMELAELSTKFSNHVLDATKAFSLTLTTKAEIDGLPPSLVSLAAQAARAAGEENATPENGPWRITLDFPSYGPFMQHSTRRDLRQKLYKAHITRASSGDLDNNPLIVRIFELRQELADILGFKSFAELSLASKMAPNVEAVEALLEELRQASYDAAVKDLKELQAFAASYGEEYQDLKHWDISFWAERQREVKFAFTAEELRPYFPLPQVLDGLFGLVKRLFGVTVTPADGKAPVWHEDVRYFQIADETGSPIAYFYLDPYSRPAEKRGGAWMDVCINRAKTENGAAIQLPVAYLICNQTPPVDGKPSLMTFYEVETLFHEFGHGLHHMLTKVDYAGAAGINNVEWDAVELPSQFMENWCYERPTLFGMAKHYETGEALPEHYYQKLLAARNYMSGTGMLRQIHLSSVDLELHYRYRSGSNETPADVRHRIAKTTTVLPPLPEDSVLCSFGHIFEGGYAAGYYSYKWAEVLSADAFAAFEEAGLENEEAIKATGRRYRDTVLALGGSKHPMEVFKTFRGREPSTIALLRHNGLVSAAAN; this is translated from the coding sequence ATGAGTGCAAGTACCATTATTTCCGATAATCCCTTACTCCAAGGCACTGGTTTACCCCCCTTTGCAGAAATTAAACCAGAACGAGTAGTACCAGCCTTTAATCAGTTGCTAGCAGAACTCGATCGGCAACTTGCCACCTTAGAGACTAGCGTACAGCCGACTTGGAGTGGTTTAGTAGAACCCTTAGAAAAGCTGACAGAACGGCTTACCTGGAGTTGGGGAGCGGTAAATCATTTAATGGGTGTTAAAAATAGCCCGGAACTGCGCGAAGCTCATGAAATCGTACAGCCACTAGTTGTACAATTTATCAACAAACTCGGTCAAAGCCAACCCATCTACAATGCTTTTAAGGCACTCCGTAGCAGTGATAGTTGGGCAACTTTAGAATTAGCCCAACAGCGCATTGTGGAAGCCGCCATTCGAGATGCAGAACTTTCTGGTGTTGGCTTAAAAGGAGAGGTAAGAGACCGTTTCAATGCCATTCAGATGGAGTTGGCAGAACTTTCTACTAAATTCTCTAATCATGTACTTGATGCTACGAAAGCCTTTAGCTTAACCCTGACAACAAAAGCCGAAATTGACGGTTTACCACCAAGTTTGGTGAGTTTAGCCGCCCAAGCTGCACGAGCAGCTGGAGAAGAGAACGCCACACCAGAAAATGGCCCTTGGCGTATTACTTTAGACTTTCCCAGTTACGGCCCTTTTATGCAGCACAGCACCCGTCGAGATTTGCGCCAAAAGCTCTACAAAGCTCATATCACCCGTGCTTCTAGTGGCGATTTAGATAATAACCCGTTAATTGTGCGTATTTTCGAGTTACGGCAAGAACTTGCAGATATACTTGGCTTTAAGAGTTTTGCCGAGTTGAGCCTTGCAAGTAAAATGGCTCCTAATGTTGAGGCAGTCGAAGCATTATTAGAAGAACTACGCCAGGCCAGTTATGATGCTGCTGTCAAAGACTTAAAAGAACTCCAAGCTTTTGCTGCATCTTATGGAGAAGAATATCAAGATTTAAAACATTGGGACATCAGCTTTTGGGCAGAACGCCAACGAGAAGTAAAATTTGCCTTTACCGCTGAAGAATTACGTCCCTACTTTCCCCTTCCCCAAGTGCTAGATGGCTTATTTGGACTTGTTAAGCGGTTATTTGGTGTTACAGTAACCCCTGCCGATGGTAAAGCCCCAGTATGGCATGAGGATGTGCGTTATTTTCAAATAGCCGATGAAACTGGTTCTCCCATCGCTTACTTCTACTTAGACCCCTATAGCCGTCCAGCAGAAAAACGCGGTGGTGCTTGGATGGATGTATGCATCAATCGTGCCAAAACTGAAAATGGTGCTGCCATCCAGTTGCCTGTGGCTTATTTGATATGCAACCAAACTCCTCCAGTAGATGGCAAGCCGAGTTTGATGACTTTCTATGAAGTAGAGACTTTGTTCCACGAGTTTGGTCATGGATTGCACCACATGCTCACCAAGGTTGACTATGCTGGAGCCGCAGGCATCAATAATGTGGAATGGGATGCAGTGGAACTGCCCAGTCAGTTTATGGAAAACTGGTGTTATGAGCGACCCACTTTGTTTGGCATGGCGAAACATTACGAAACTGGAGAAGCTCTACCAGAGCATTATTATCAAAAGCTGCTAGCGGCGCGTAATTATATGAGTGGTACTGGTATGTTACGGCAAATTCACCTTAGCAGTGTTGATTTAGAACTACACTACCGCTATCGTTCCGGTAGCAATGAAACTCCAGCAGATGTACGTCATCGTATAGCCAAGACTACTACTGTCTTACCACCACTTCCAGAAGATTCAGTATTATGTTCTTTTGGGCACATCTTTGAGGGTGGTTATGCAGCAGGTTACTACAGTTACAAATGGGCTGAAGTACTGAGTGCTGATGCTTTTGCCGCTTTTGAAGAAGCTGGGCTAGAAAATGAAGAAGCGATAAAAGCTACAGGTCGGCGTTATCGGGATACGGTGCTAGCACTCGGTGGTAGCAAGCATCCAATGGAGGTGTTTAAAACTTTCCGGGGTCGTGAACCAAGTACGATCGCTTTGCTTAGGCACAATGGTTTAGTGAGTGCTGCTGCAAACTAA
- a CDS encoding ABC transporter ATP-binding protein, with translation MAKFQDIVNYFRSDWKLSVFSIAASGIYEIIDLVVPYAIGQILNILSGQALDKPLQSAIATFSDITNYPVTKTLSLSVLLGLIFVVTVVRAPTQPWLTGWFHWDITFRSRRKKTEAAIAKILTLPLEFYDENNPGRIAGRVARGVENHAWAYPEIAGQLIPKLVRVLGIFVFILVIEWRIAILYLISFVIILSFSLKDLQQLIRYESRLNKYAENTESHNSELITNIKTVKAFATEARELKRQKQRLDRELIVVDYRIHKGYVKLGTWQRTVIQFCVFTILGLTLAATVDGRISLGHFIMTLTLSSMAYAELEPITNLAEVFARRYSSMLRFHEFLQEPTASDSDSLLEESSQTESPYKFTGKVELSHVSFGYDANHQVLQDISLLIEPYQTVALVGRSGSGKSTLVKLLLRYFEPQAGQILIDGQDIRTLNVGKYRRRLAIVHQEVDVFNGTILDNLTYGRPDASLEQVQEACRIARVDEVVQHLPQGYYTVVGERGVRLSGGQRQRLGIARALLVEPDVLIFDEATSSLDYESERSIQLAMRSIQGTCTTIVIAHRLSTVREADKIVVLEQGKIVEVGSHNELLRHEGIYRRLHSLQETGELLS, from the coding sequence ATGGCCAAATTTCAAGATATTGTCAATTACTTTCGCTCTGATTGGAAGCTGAGTGTTTTTAGTATCGCAGCATCCGGCATTTACGAAATTATTGATTTGGTTGTTCCTTATGCGATCGGGCAGATTTTAAACATTTTGTCTGGTCAAGCTTTGGATAAACCACTTCAAAGTGCGATCGCAACTTTTTCTGACATCACCAATTATCCAGTTACTAAAACTCTATCTTTGAGTGTATTACTGGGTTTAATTTTCGTTGTCACCGTAGTGAGAGCGCCAACACAGCCCTGGTTAACTGGTTGGTTTCACTGGGATATAACTTTCAGGTCGCGTCGAAAGAAAACCGAAGCAGCCATCGCCAAAATTCTTACTCTACCACTGGAATTTTATGACGAAAATAACCCCGGACGCATCGCCGGAAGAGTAGCTAGAGGTGTTGAGAACCACGCTTGGGCGTATCCCGAAATCGCCGGACAGTTGATTCCTAAACTGGTTCGTGTACTGGGAATTTTTGTGTTTATTTTGGTGATTGAGTGGCGAATTGCGATTTTATATCTAATTTCCTTTGTAATTATTCTCAGCTTCAGCTTGAAGGATTTACAGCAATTGATTAGGTATGAAAGTCGTCTGAATAAATATGCAGAGAATACCGAAAGCCACAATTCTGAACTGATCACCAATATCAAAACGGTGAAAGCATTTGCTACAGAAGCTAGGGAACTGAAACGGCAAAAGCAACGTCTAGATCGTGAATTAATAGTGGTTGATTATCGCATCCACAAAGGTTATGTGAAACTGGGTACTTGGCAAAGGACTGTAATTCAGTTTTGTGTGTTTACAATTCTGGGTTTGACTTTAGCAGCAACAGTAGACGGTAGAATTTCTCTCGGTCACTTTATCATGACCTTAACTCTTTCCAGCATGGCTTATGCCGAATTAGAACCTATTACTAACTTGGCAGAAGTTTTCGCCCGTCGTTACTCTTCCATGCTGCGGTTTCACGAATTTCTCCAAGAGCCAACTGCATCTGATTCAGATAGTCTTTTAGAAGAGAGCAGCCAGACAGAATCACCTTATAAATTTACTGGAAAAGTTGAGTTGTCACACGTCAGTTTTGGATATGATGCCAACCATCAAGTTTTGCAAGATATCAGCTTGTTGATTGAGCCATACCAAACAGTCGCATTAGTGGGGCGTTCCGGTTCTGGTAAGTCTACTTTAGTAAAATTACTGCTGCGATATTTTGAACCTCAAGCAGGTCAAATTCTGATTGATGGTCAAGATATTCGCACTTTGAATGTAGGTAAATATAGACGAAGGCTAGCGATCGTTCACCAAGAAGTAGACGTTTTCAACGGTACTATATTGGATAATCTGACTTATGGCAGACCAGATGCTAGTTTGGAGCAGGTTCAAGAAGCCTGTAGGATTGCCAGAGTCGATGAAGTAGTGCAGCATTTACCACAAGGTTATTACACCGTCGTGGGAGAACGAGGTGTCAGACTATCTGGAGGACAAAGACAACGCTTGGGAATTGCTAGGGCGTTGTTAGTGGAACCAGATGTACTGATTTTTGACGAAGCCACCTCTAGCTTAGATTATGAATCTGAGCGTTCAATTCAGCTAGCGATGCGATCGATTCAGGGCACTTGCACCACCATCGTTATTGCCCACCGTTTAAGCACAGTCAGGGAAGCTGATAAAATTGTCGTTCTAGAGCAAGGAAAGATTGTAGAAGTGGGTAGCCACAATGAACTCTTGCGTCACGAAGGTATTTACCGCCGCTTGCACTCTCTGCAAGAAACAGGAGAACTCCTGAGTTAG
- a CDS encoding DUF6816 family protein yields MLVMKGIWSFCLLVFFLFWGGEAFAEELSQRLANFPQWEKLTSVQSASGDLVYPEWMAGTWKVTSTLVDLAAPLAPEIVTPGFEGNRRQLNQPVSFVVRFVKRQSSITGLKILPQIAYKSQILVADRAFNSLNLARAYLGDEAVLLVKVDPDSPNRQITFLRSSRQLVSIVTARATETTSNCKFITTEVFQQLFKGGSRPYFNSVESTTAYHKLPTSNPAIEADQVTAVYLSPQDPDYFKADSRPVALYRYRLEFFPQELPTTPKE; encoded by the coding sequence ATGCTTGTAATGAAGGGAATTTGGAGTTTTTGCTTGCTAGTTTTTTTCCTATTCTGGGGTGGTGAAGCTTTTGCAGAAGAGTTGTCTCAAAGGTTAGCAAATTTTCCCCAATGGGAAAAACTAACTTCAGTGCAATCGGCTTCGGGTGATTTAGTTTACCCTGAATGGATGGCTGGTACTTGGAAAGTTACAAGTACCTTAGTAGATTTAGCTGCGCCTTTAGCACCAGAGATTGTAACACCAGGATTTGAAGGTAATCGCCGACAATTAAATCAGCCTGTGAGTTTTGTAGTAAGATTTGTGAAACGGCAATCATCTATTACTGGGTTAAAAATACTTCCTCAGATAGCTTACAAATCCCAAATTTTAGTAGCAGATAGAGCATTTAATAGCTTGAATTTGGCAAGAGCTTATTTAGGGGATGAAGCAGTGTTATTAGTCAAAGTAGATCCAGATTCACCTAATCGTCAAATTACGTTCTTGCGTAGCAGTCGCCAACTAGTTTCCATTGTGACTGCACGTGCTACAGAAACTACCTCTAATTGTAAATTCATCACCACAGAAGTGTTTCAACAACTATTTAAAGGTGGCTCACGCCCCTACTTCAACTCTGTAGAATCTACTACGGCTTATCATAAACTTCCAACATCCAATCCGGCGATTGAAGCAGATCAAGTTACTGCTGTCTATCTTTCACCCCAAGATCCAGATTACTTTAAAGCTGATTCTCGACCAGTTGCTCTCTACCGCTATCGCCTCGAATTTTTCCCTCAAGAACTACCAACTACTCCTAAAGAGTGA
- a CDS encoding carbon dioxide-concentrating mechanism protein CcmK, whose protein sequence is MTLALGMIEVYGIPTAVEVGDAMCKAARVTLVGYENTDLGRITVLIRGVIGEVNVAVTAGLKAVLRVDGGEVLSNHIIPRPHENLEYILPIHRSVNIEQFSADIRFPPPLSV, encoded by the coding sequence ATGACATTGGCATTAGGCATGATTGAAGTTTATGGCATTCCCACTGCTGTGGAAGTAGGAGATGCTATGTGTAAAGCTGCCCGTGTAACCCTTGTTGGTTATGAAAACACTGATTTGGGACGAATTACCGTGTTAATTCGAGGAGTTATAGGCGAGGTGAATGTGGCAGTAACAGCAGGATTAAAGGCTGTGCTGCGAGTTGATGGTGGCGAGGTACTTTCTAATCACATTATTCCCCGTCCACACGAAAATTTAGAATATATTTTACCGATTCATCGCAGCGTTAATATCGAGCAATTCAGTGCAGATATCCGATTTCCTCCACCCTTATCAGTTTAG
- a CDS encoding ChuX/HutX family heme-like substrate-binding protein, protein MTTTLKEFLAACETLGTLRLIVTSSAAVLEARGKVEKLFYAELPKGKYANMHTEGFEFHLNMDKITQVKFETGEAKRGNFTTYAIRFLDDKQEPALSLFLQWGKPGEYEPGQVEAWETLKEKYGEVWEPLPAEI, encoded by the coding sequence ATGACCACAACATTAAAAGAATTTTTAGCAGCTTGCGAGACTTTGGGAACTTTGCGTTTAATTGTTACTAGCAGCGCTGCTGTATTAGAAGCACGAGGCAAAGTAGAAAAGTTATTTTATGCAGAATTGCCTAAAGGTAAATATGCGAATATGCATACTGAAGGCTTTGAGTTTCACTTGAATATGGATAAAATCACTCAGGTGAAATTTGAAACAGGTGAAGCGAAGAGAGGTAACTTTACAACCTATGCCATCCGGTTTTTAGATGATAAACAAGAGCCTGCTTTAAGCTTATTTTTGCAATGGGGTAAACCGGGAGAATATGAACCAGGACAAGTGGAAGCTTGGGAAACTTTAAAAGAGAAGTATGGGGAAGTTTGGGAACCTTTACCAGCAGAAATTTAA